A window of Halobacillus naozhouensis genomic DNA:
CGGTGTCGTTTAGTTTTGATAATTCATTACAGGCTTCGCAAGGTCAACGGCTTTTTTAAATTGTCCGATTTTAGAGTAATAGTTGAAGAGTTCTTTTGCGGAACGTTTGACTAAATACACATGGCCGGATAATTTAAAGAAAGGCAGGGCATGGTCATTTAAATACGTATAGTACTTTACGTGTTCTTTTTTTATTAAAAATGTTGTAAGAGTAAGGAGATAAACATACAGTGGTGCATTCATGTCTTCGGCAATACCAATTCCTTCATGGGCAAGGTCTAATAGTTCACTGAGAGATGAGCGTTTCTTTCGTAAGCAGCTTTGAATATAACCCTCTAAAGACAATAAATATTTACCGGACTTCTTGTCCTTCAAATCTATAGATTGCTTGTAAAGTTTCCCTGCTGTTTCATAATCCTTCATGATAAAGTATTCTAACGCTAAATTATGTAGAACGCATGCTTTCCTCGCAACAGTATGGCATAACTCGCAACTTTGGATTAAAGCTTCGTATTTTCTGCGCCTGTCCTTGAAATCGTGATGTTTATCCTGACTTTTCAAAATTAACAGAAGCATCTCTACGTCAATTATTCTTAAGAAGTTACTAGTTTCTTTAAAAAACTGAAGTGCCTCTTGGGCGCATGAGTAAGCCATATGTTTCGCGTCATTAGCATCATAGGCAATCGCCAAATGATAATAATATTCAGGGTTATTGTACATTTCGTTATCGATGGATTTCAAAATTTCGATCGCTTGCTGGTACTCCTGATTTTTCAAAAAAAGGATTCCCCGTACGTGCTTATACAGGCTGTTTTCATATGGAGGAAGACTTGTCTCGCAACCTTCAATGGTTCTTATAATATCGCATGCCTTTTTATTATTTTCATGTAAAAGATAGTATCTGGCCAAAAGCAATTGATAGTAAGAATGATACTCAGAAATTTCAATGACTTTACTGGTCTCAAATTTACTTTTGATTGCTTCGATTTCCTGTGTCCTTTCCATAATCATGGCGTAAAGCCATTGATCAAGCTCTTGCTTCACCGTTTCAAAAGTGTTGATTTCCTCCTTGATATTGATATTAAGCCGTTCGGCAACCAATGATATGATTTCTGCTGAGTAATGAGTTTGCCCGAGTTCAATCTTGCTGATATGGGTGGTCGAACAAATTCCTCTGCCAAGCTGCTCTTGGGTCATTCCCGACTGCTCACGATAATACTTTATGATTTTCCCTTCATTCATAATGAGATCCCCTTGTAAAATAATGAAGTTAGTAATGAGTCTTAATATCAATGTTCATAACAACTTAGAAGTGATTACTGCATCATGAGTGGGTGATGGGGGGGA
This region includes:
- a CDS encoding helix-turn-helix domain-containing protein, whose amino-acid sequence is MNEGKIIKYYREQSGMTQEQLGRGICSTTHISKIELGQTHYSAEIISLVAERLNINIKEEINTFETVKQELDQWLYAMIMERTQEIEAIKSKFETSKVIEISEYHSYYQLLLARYYLLHENNKKACDIIRTIEGCETSLPPYENSLYKHVRGILFLKNQEYQQAIEILKSIDNEMYNNPEYYYHLAIAYDANDAKHMAYSCAQEALQFFKETSNFLRIIDVEMLLLILKSQDKHHDFKDRRRKYEALIQSCELCHTVARKACVLHNLALEYFIMKDYETAGKLYKQSIDLKDKKSGKYLLSLEGYIQSCLRKKRSSLSELLDLAHEGIGIAEDMNAPLYVYLLTLTTFLIKKEHVKYYTYLNDHALPFFKLSGHVYLVKRSAKELFNYYSKIGQFKKAVDLAKPVMNYQN